In Candidatus Poribacteria bacterium, the DNA window CACTCCAATGCTCCACGAATCGTAATCCATCGCAGATGTGTTTCAGACAGCAGATCGGTCAGGTTCCCTTGAACTTCGACGCGCGGCGAACCGAGGATGATGAGTTGTCCATGGCTGGCGGTAGCACGGAGTGCCTGCATAACGACACCACTATGTCCCACAGCATCGACGGTGATATTGCCAAGTTCACCACCGGTAATCTCCTCAACCTGTGCTTGTGCCTCGTTAGCATCTCCACCCACAGTATATTTAATCCCACACCGCTGTGCGAGTTCTCGCCTCTCCGTTACTGGATCGACACCAACCACTCGACATCCGTGAATCTGGAACATCTGCGATGCCAGATTCCCAACAAGCCCTAAGCCGAAAACGACGACCCATGGATTGGTTCCAATTTCTCCCACAATAATCGCTGTCATCGCAACGCCTGCCATCCGTGATGCGGCAACGACTGCTGGATCCACTGCTTCTCTGATAGGTGCAACCAGTCGATCTTGTGAGTAGCGAATTGTCGAGGCATGCCGTCCATAAGTGAAAACCCGATCACCGGGTGCAGCACGGGTAACCCCGGCACCAACTTCACGCACAATACCGACATTCGCATAACCAGAACGCCATGGATACTCACACCATGACCCCTTCTGGAAGACTTTCGGCTCTCTCCCCGTGTAATTTGCGAGTTCTGTACCGCTACTGATAAAGGTGTATTCTGTGTCTATAAGTAACTCATTGGAAGCGAGCACCGGTGTGTCCGTGTCGGCAGTTTGCAGCTCCACCTGGTTCTGACCTGTTACAACAACCTCTCGTATTTTCATTGTGAATCTTCTTCTCCTAATGCTTCTAATTCTTCTGTTTTAATTTTACGGATTAAAGCTTGCATCCGTTTATATCTAACAAGCCCAACGAAAAAGGTCGCAATGCCAAGCAAGATAAAGAGAATACCAATCACCTCAACGATATGTGAACTGAAAATCTCTTTGAGATGCACAAAGGATAATCCTGCGACGAACAACGTTAACGCCGTGCGGATATAGGCGAGAAAGGTTCGCTCATTCGCGAGGATAGTCCTGTCTGCAGCAAGATGATCTCGCAAGATCAGTTGATCTTCCAGTCCTTTGTAAGGTGTTGGTTTCTGTGGCATTTGTTGTTCCGTTCTTTCTTAAAAGAGATTGAAAATAATGAATCCAGTAAGCCATCCGTATAAAGTCCAAATGCACCGTAATCTTTTTGCTGTACGCTGGTATTCCACCGTGTAGCACGCTGGATTTTGGAAATAGAGTGTCAATCGTTTCGGCGTGGACAAGTCTATTTTAGGCGTTAAGGTGCTCATAACAATTGCACTTATACCAAGAAGTACAATATTGATGGTGGGCAGAATACTGAGAACCGCGCCAAACAAGATCCAACGCCACTTTGAAACGCTACGGGATGCGTCAGCCCGTGCTACGCGGATCAGTGATGTGGATGGTATACTTGTTTCTGGAGCCATGCGTGATGTCCGGATTGGAACGCGAGCCTTCCGTGATCTACCCTTTTATATTGTAGAAACGCTTCTGCATGCGACACGCATTAACCCTCGTAGTGTAGATTTTTTCCGTTGTCGGGACCCCCTTGATGCCAAACCCAGACGTTACGGAAATATGCCTGTTTTTCTGGAGGCAACCCTTCAATCACATGCTTTGGCATCGATGGTTTGTGAAATTGGCACCCGACGAAGTTGTAACAATTGAAGATGGCTATCCGTGGTCGATCTGGATTTTGCCATGCAACTCCAGAATGACAAAGGTTTTCTGTGAAGATAATGACGGAACCTGGGGGACAACTGTATGTTTCAAAGAACGGTGAATCTGTCTGCCGATGCACTTCAGGGATTTGGAAGTTTGCTTTGTGGCTCCCCGGCAGAAATAGCGTACCACCTCCACCTGCTTTGACTTCGTTCAACTCAAAGACAACCCGCGTCAAAGCGGAGTATATTTTCCCGTTTCGACACTGATAATTGAAGTTAGGATTCACATTCCGCACACCACCATGTGGTGGAGGTCCACCATCTCCTGCGGTGCGGTAGGTGAACCAACTGGATTCCATCCGAACTTCCCCTAAAATCTCGTGGAGAATATCCATTACCACCGGATGATCGATTAAAAATGATGCCGTGCCTCCTGGAAACCGTCGTTCGTGCGGCGGCAAAGATTCCGGATCTGTTCGGATGGTGTCGATTTGCGCTTTCAGTGCCACAATTTCCGAAGGCTTTAAAACTTCAGGAATTAACAGGTAACCTTTGAGATCAAAAATAAATTTTTGTTCTTCCGTCATAGCAATCCTCTCCAACCTATAACGCTCCTGATCCTCTTAAGCATTATAGCAAATTTTAGGTTTAATTCAAAACGAATTTTAAAATGTTCCTTGCGGTTAAACAACATGAGATTAGCATTTGACGTTCCTTTCTTAAAACTGGACAGATGCACTCTCGTGAAAAATGAAATAACCCTAAGAATGTAACGAACCTTTGTTTGACACCGATACATCGTGTATGCTATACTAAAGACATGCTACGAACAATTTTTCGGTGGTCTCGCAAACCGAAAAATTGCTATAGAAAAGTCGGTGCAGCTCACAAGCCGAGGATTGCTGTGGGAGCATCAACAGATTATTGAACTTTATTGACATATATGAAACGGAGTAGCCAATTTAATGGATTTCAAACAAGCATTAGATAGCAAAATCGCAGATTATAACTTACTCGAGCACCCATTTTACCAAGCATGGAGTGCTGGTGAATTACCCGTCAAATCCCTACGTTCCTATGCACGTGAGTATGGTGCCTTTATCTCTACAGTGCCAGACGGTTGGGAAACACTCGACGAGGTCGAAACCGCAGCGGAAGAGACCGAACACATCGACCTGTGGGCTGACTTCGCTGCTGGGCTTGACACAACTGTTGATGAAGCACAAATTCCGCAGGTGAAGGCATTGATGCGGACAGCACATGAGCTCTTTTCGGAACGGACGACTGCACTCGGTGCACTCTATGCGTTTGAGGTACAGCAACCGGCAACTGCCCAATCGAAACTCACTGGTTTAAAGGCGTTCTATCAACTTCCGAAATCGGTAGAACCCTATTTTGAAACGCACTCACACAACGAGCATGAAACTGAAAAACTACTTGAGCACATTGGCACGTTGCCATCGGATTCACACGCGACTGTCCTGCAAGCATGTGAAAAGATGAGCGTCGCCTTGTGGGATGCTCTTACAGGAATTCATGATGCGGAATGCGCATGATACGGTGAAGGCGTATTTTGACGCGCTTGTTGATGGTGATGCTGAAACCCTCATTGCAATGATGCTTCCTGCCTCACACTATGTCAAGATCGGTACCGATGCTGACGAGGTGGTTGAGGGAAGCGCAGAAATCGCGGCGTATTACCGAAATCACGTCGCGAGCACAGAGGATTTCAGCATTGAATTTCTTAATCTCGACGTACAGAAACGCGGCGATGTCGCTTGGTTCTACACGCGCCAGATCTGGCGGCTCAAATGGCAAGGCACGCCGGAGGAATTCGTGATGCGGATGACAGGTGTCTTGGAAAAAACTGACGAATTGTGGAAGTTTGCCCAAATCCATGCCTCAATCGGTGTGCCTGCATCTTAGTTTTAGCGGAGGAATTCTTGGAAATTTCAACTATCTCTTTTGATGGCGACATGACTTTGTGGGATTTTCTGAAGGTCATGCATCACTCGCTCAAACACACACTGAAAGAGTTGCAAAGACAGGTTCCAACCGAGCGTGTTTTAGAACTTACAATTGATGAGATGATTGCAATTCGCGAGCAATTCGCTGAAGAGGCAAGAGGCAAAATTTGGAACCTCGAAGAAATCAGACTGCGCGCCTTTGAGAGAACACTTGAATATGTCGGGTGCCCAGATAAAGAACTTGCTGCGCATCTGAATGCGATATATCGGAAGCATCGGTTTGAAGATATAGAGTTGTACCCTGATGTGATTCCGACCTTTGATGTTCTGGCACCACACTTCAAACTCGGATTGCTCTCAAATGGAAACACCTACCCAGAACGCTGTGGTCTTGAGGGGTATTTTACCTTTGTTGTGTTTTCCCAAGATGTGCAGATTGAAAAACCGGATCGCAAAATCTTTGAAATTACTGCTCAGCGAGCGGGTTGTGAACTCGCGGAGATGCTTCATGTAGGAGACTCACTTGAGAACGATGTTGCTGGTGCGCGGAACGCTGGCGTGCATTCCGTCTGGCTTAATCGTGGAAGTGTGCCGAACGATACAGAAATTCGACCTGATTACGAGGTCGCTGCATTGACCGAAATCCCTGAAATTTTAGGGTGTAGAGAATAGAATGATCACAATTTCTAAAGAACTTCGACAGGCGATTCAGGAATCCAAAGATAATCTTGTCCGCCTGATCGACCCAGAGACAAACACAGGATACGTTGTGTTACCCGCTGAGAGGTTTGAACAGCTGCAAAACCGGGTATACTACGATGACAGTCCAATAACAGAAGAGGAACAAACTGCCTTGCTTATTGAATGCGGGCTACGTGCTGGCTGGAACGATCCAGAGATGGATGTTTACAACGATCTTGATCCGCGGGAAGATGCTGCACAGTGTAAGGAGGCGGAGGCGACACCTATCAATCGAAATTGTCACACAGATCCGTCCCCGACTCGTCGTATTCCGGAAGAAGCATATTCGCCAGCAAAATTCGGAAAATCCACACATACGCTTGACGACCTGTTAGCACAAGTGACAGAGGATAATCTGCCCGACGAGGGCAATGTAGAACCTTCAGCAGAAAATGAGACGTAGGGAGAGTAATGGCATACGTTCCATGGCGCGGGGATGTAGTGCGGATTGACCTAGAACCATAAAAAGGACCAGAGCAAGCTGGACATCGCCCTGCCGTAGTGCTATCAAGAAGCGATTATAATAGGAAAACCCGTTTGGCAGTCATCTGTCCTATTACCATTCAAGCGAAAGGCTATCCTTTTGAGGTTTCCATCCCGGCGGGTTTGGCGGTGACCGGCGTTATTTTGGCAGACCAAATCCGTTGTGTGGCTTGGAGAGAACGAAAAACAACGTTTATTTGTCAGATACCTGTCGCGACCTTAGAAGAGGTTTGGAAAACAATTGAACTACTTTTAGAAATTCCGAAAGAGCGTTGATCTTCGAGACCTATCTATTGATTCAACGGTTGATTGTAAAACCAATACTGGCGACACTCACGAAAGGGCAAGATGTCTTGGTAGTTGGTAGACTCGAAGGGCTTTCTGCAGGTCTTTTTTTGAGTATGGAGAAATGTTTAGTGATGCCCATATCAGAACATTAATTTGTGACGATCTTCTAATCTCACTCGGTCATCAGGAACATCCGCTCGCCAAGATGTCAGATGCCGAAATCATGACGAAAATAGTCATCCTGGCTTTGAATTGAAAGTCTTTTTGTTTATCATCGCTACCAATATTAAACAACTTTTTACATCGGCGGCAACTTGGGTTAATATAGGAGACAGAATCATGAGAGATATAATGCATAGATTTATGTGCGTCTATGTGGTGGGCGTATTGATTGTTGCGATCAGTGGTTGTGCCTCACACTCTATTTTAGGCTCTCTTTCCGAAGATGCTAATCACGCCTTCCGCGAAGTGAGATGGGGGTTCAGCCAAGAACGCGTTGAACTGGCTGAAGCCGGGAATCGAGTGTATGAAAGGACTGAAAACGCACTCGTCTATAGGCATAAAATCAATGGTGTCGATTGCCTGCTCATCTATACATTCAAGGATAACCAACTGCGAACAGCAGGCTATGTGACCGTGACACCGGTAATGAATGCGGAAAATATAATTGAAGAAGCTGTTGACAAATACGGTATGCCAACAACCGTAAATAACACGGAGATGATGTGGAAAAACTCCAACACTGTAATATTTGCCAACGTATATGATTCAGTAAAGAAGGTAACACAAACGAAATATCAACACACCTCCGGCGGGCTGCTCCGAGACGTTCTGCAGCAGAACCTGGCGAAACGGGGTGAGGAGGGAGTGATTAAATACTTTGATGGGGTATTCGCATACGTTGATAGAGCGTTCTATGACCAACTCTATGAAATGGAGTTTCCGCTATCAGAACTGTCCTTCTATGAAAAACAACTGATGGGTGTTATTGAAAGAGGAAAGAGGACGATTATTCCTGGATTAGGGACGATTCCACAAGGGGCAATTCAACAATAGTCGATAAGAGCGATCTTCTACTGGCGATGCCCTAAGTTTTGTTGTCTTCTCCTTGCATAAAATTATTTCTTTGTGGTATCATGATACCTATGGAGAGCAGGAACGGCATTACAACAAAACAAACCCTAAACATCACGAAACCGAGTGCGTCGCGAATTGAATTGGTGAAAAGCGATACACCGGACGCCCTTCAAAAACTCTGTCGAGATTATTGGACGTGGCACTTCGACGAATCGTTATCTGATGCCGTTCGGTTGCTGCTGAGTGCGGAACTCGGCTGGGAAACGATACCCCAGCTCACAACACCGCCGGTTGGTGAAGTTATATCGCCACTCGGTTATGCGCTCGCACACGAGAATAAGGGGATCCGAGATGCCGCGCTACAGGTATTGGATGCAACCGTTCATATTCCTATAGGTGTTGCTTATATTGGCGAAGATTCAGCCCCGTTGGAGGTGGACGAATTTAGGATCGGGGTCTACCCAGTAACCAACGCACAGTACCATCGGTTTCTTCAGGATACGGGACACACACCACCACAAGATTGGACAGATGGTGTCTATTCAACAAATAGGGGCGACCATCCCGTTGTCTGGGTTACATGTGAAGATGCAGAGGCTTATGCTCGATATGTTGGTGGGCGGCTACTGACGTTCCCAGAGTGGCAATACGCCGCACGCGGTGCTGATGATAGGCTTTTCCCGTGGGGGTATGAAATTGACAGACCGCGGTGCAACACCGCTGAACTTGGCGCGGGAACGACGACACCAGTCGTTAGTTTCAGAGATGGTATGAGTCCATTCGGCTGCTACGATATGGTCGGCAATGTCTGGGAATGGACAGATACACCTTATGACGATGAAGGGGATTTCCGTGTGGCGTGTGGGGGGGCTTGGTATTACAACCATGATTACAGCACCTGCACGAGTTACGATTTTTTTAGCACTGGGTATGCAGAGTTTGTAATTGGGTTCCGCATCGCGTGGTGATGCTGCATCGCGAAACGAGCGTTCGCTTTAATGAGGAAAGATTGATGAAGGATAGGAAAACCAGTGCGGAACATGCTTTAACACCTGAAAAATCCTCGGTGTCCTCAAGCGGGTTGCAAAAAGAACTCATTCAGCGGGGGCGGGTCGACATTCACGCGCATCAGACCGCTGCTAAACACTTAGAAC includes these proteins:
- a CDS encoding zinc-binding alcohol dehydrogenase; translated protein: MKIREVVVTGQNQVELQTADTDTPVLASNELLIDTEYTFISSGTELANYTGREPKVFQKGSWCEYPWRSGYANVGIVREVGAGVTRAAPGDRVFTYGRHASTIRYSQDRLVAPIREAVDPAVVAASRMAGVAMTAIIVGEIGTNPWVVVFGLGLVGNLASQMFQIHGCRVVGVDPVTERRELAQRCGIKYTVGGDANEAQAQVEEITGGELGNITVDAVGHSGVVMQALRATASHGQLIILGSPRVEVQGNLTDLLSETHLRWITIRGALEWCVPMYPDIGNRTSQWSKQQTIFDWMARGQLHVAPLISHRLKSEQIKQAYDGLLNEPNVYTGVVLDWNSAS
- a CDS encoding DUF202 domain-containing protein, encoding MPQKPTPYKGLEDQLILRDHLAADRTILANERTFLAYIRTALTLFVAGLSFVHLKEIFSSHIVEVIGILFILLGIATFFVGLVRYKRMQALIRKIKTEELEALGEEDSQ
- a CDS encoding phytanoyl-CoA dioxygenase family protein gives rise to the protein MTEEQKFIFDLKGYLLIPEVLKPSEIVALKAQIDTIRTDPESLPPHERRFPGGTASFLIDHPVVMDILHEILGEVRMESSWFTYRTAGDGGPPPHGGVRNVNPNFNYQCRNGKIYSALTRVVFELNEVKAGGGGTLFLPGSHKANFQIPEVHRQTDSPFFETYSCPPGSVIIFTENLCHSGVAWQNPDRPRIAIFNCYNFVGCQFHKPSMPKHVIEGLPPEKQAYFRNVWVWHQGGPDNGKNLHYEG
- a CDS encoding iron-containing redox enzyme family protein; translated protein: MDFKQALDSKIADYNLLEHPFYQAWSAGELPVKSLRSYAREYGAFISTVPDGWETLDEVETAAEETEHIDLWADFAAGLDTTVDEAQIPQVKALMRTAHELFSERTTALGALYAFEVQQPATAQSKLTGLKAFYQLPKSVEPYFETHSHNEHETEKLLEHIGTLPSDSHATVLQACEKMSVALWDALTGIHDAECA
- a CDS encoding nuclear transport factor 2 family protein, with the protein product MMRNAHDTVKAYFDALVDGDAETLIAMMLPASHYVKIGTDADEVVEGSAEIAAYYRNHVASTEDFSIEFLNLDVQKRGDVAWFYTRQIWRLKWQGTPEEFVMRMTGVLEKTDELWKFAQIHASIGVPAS
- a CDS encoding HAD family hydrolase, which encodes MEISTISFDGDMTLWDFLKVMHHSLKHTLKELQRQVPTERVLELTIDEMIAIREQFAEEARGKIWNLEEIRLRAFERTLEYVGCPDKELAAHLNAIYRKHRFEDIELYPDVIPTFDVLAPHFKLGLLSNGNTYPERCGLEGYFTFVVFSQDVQIEKPDRKIFEITAQRAGCELAEMLHVGDSLENDVAGARNAGVHSVWLNRGSVPNDTEIRPDYEVAALTEIPEILGCRE
- a CDS encoding SUMF1/EgtB/PvdO family nonheme iron enzyme — encoded protein: MESRNGITTKQTLNITKPSASRIELVKSDTPDALQKLCRDYWTWHFDESLSDAVRLLLSAELGWETIPQLTTPPVGEVISPLGYALAHENKGIRDAALQVLDATVHIPIGVAYIGEDSAPLEVDEFRIGVYPVTNAQYHRFLQDTGHTPPQDWTDGVYSTNRGDHPVVWVTCEDAEAYARYVGGRLLTFPEWQYAARGADDRLFPWGYEIDRPRCNTAELGAGTTTPVVSFRDGMSPFGCYDMVGNVWEWTDTPYDDEGDFRVACGGAWYYNHDYSTCTSYDFFSTGYAEFVIGFRIAW